The proteins below are encoded in one region of Girardinichthys multiradiatus isolate DD_20200921_A chromosome 19, DD_fGirMul_XY1, whole genome shotgun sequence:
- the dusp23b gene encoding dual specificity protein phosphatase 23b, which produces MASSPPHNFSWVEPGKLAGLAMPRMPCEYRYLLDNGIKHLVCLCERKPPNHDSCPELQLHHIKIVDFTPPSPSQIDQFLSIVEEANSKGEGVAVHCMHGHGRTGTMLACYLVKKRKISGIDAINEIRRIRHGSIETHEQEKAVVQFHQRTK; this is translated from the exons ATGGCCTCCTCTCCTCCACACAACTTCTCCTGGGTGGAGCCCGGGAAACTGGCTGGACTCGCCATGCCCAGGATGCCGTGTGAATACCGGTATCTGCTGGACAACGGAATCAAACaccttgtttgtctgtgtgaGCGGAAACCACCAAACCACGACTCCTGCCCAGAGTTACAGCTTCACCACATAAAGATTGTGGACTTCACTCCTCCTTCACCTAGTCAGATTGATCAATTTCTCTCTATTGTGGAAGAGGCCAATTCCAAAGGAGAG GGTGTGGCTGTTCACTGCATGCACGGCCACGGAAGAACAGGGACCATGCTGGCCTGCTACCTGGTGAAGAAGAGGAAAATCTCCGGGATCGACGCCATCAACGAGATCCGCAGAATTCGCCACGGTTCCATCGAAACCCACGAACAGGAAAAGGCGGTGGTGCAGTTTCATCAGCGTACAAAGTAA